The Hymenobacter oligotrophus genome has a window encoding:
- the polA gene encoding DNA polymerase I: MTDAAPKKLFLLDAFALIYRSHFAFSKNPRINSKGLNTGAILGFTNTLVEVLQKEKPTHIGVAFDAAKKTFRHESFADYKAHRQAMPEDIGVAIPYIKQIIQAFRIPILIMDGYEADDVIGTLACKAEKEGFEVFMMTPDKDYCQLVTERIKQYRPAFMGNAAEVLDVERVKEKFGVERVEQVIDILGLQGDAVDNIPGIPGIGEKTAKSLIQQFGSVENLIANSDKLKGKQRENVETYAQQGLMSKELATIHTSVPIEFSAEELVVERPNEQALSSLFDELEFRQLAARILGNAGAGGGVTTGGTRGARRPKVTAAPGLFDAPDAELLKRVAEGADSDEIDLDEPAHLGARRTLDDVAHSYHLVDTPGARRSLLQFLLKQKEVSFDTETTGLDTMTARMVGMSFCWRQGEAYYVPVPADDLDAAQQIVDEFRPFFDAEHITKVGQNIKYDLLILKHYQVTVRGPLFDTMLAHYLLEPDMRHGMDVLAETYLHYTPISILELIGPKGKNQKTMADVPPAEVKDYACEDADVTLQLKHVFEPKLREQGLLPLLTDVENPLVRVLANVEYEGVRIDASALADYSGQLQGYIQEVEDQIFKVAGEPFNIGSPKQLGEVLFDKLQIGGKPKKTKTGQYATGEEVLSVLAADHPIAALILEHRQLTKLKSTYVDALPQLVCEMDGRIHTSFNQAVTATGRLSSTNPNLQNIPIRTEKGREIRRAFVPRDKDHVLVAADYSQIELRIMASFSQDPTMIESFRQGIDIHTSTASKIFKVSLDQVDSDMRRKAKTANFGIIYGISAFGLAQRLSIPRKEAQDLIEAYFEEFPAVKQYMDASIQKARDLEYAETLLGRRRYLRDINSRNATLRGYTERNAINAPIQGTAADIIKVAMIHINDWIEQEKLGTRMILQVHDELVFDAPKEEVAFIQPHIKRLMVDALPMQVPLEVEIGTGTNWLQAH; encoded by the coding sequence ATGACCGACGCCGCTCCCAAGAAACTCTTCCTGCTCGATGCCTTTGCGCTGATTTACCGCTCACACTTCGCGTTCAGCAAAAACCCGCGCATCAACTCCAAAGGCCTGAATACCGGCGCCATTTTGGGCTTTACCAACACCTTGGTGGAGGTGCTGCAGAAGGAAAAGCCCACGCACATCGGCGTAGCCTTCGACGCGGCCAAGAAAACCTTTCGCCACGAGTCGTTTGCCGACTACAAAGCCCACCGCCAGGCCATGCCCGAGGATATTGGCGTGGCCATTCCGTACATCAAGCAAATCATTCAGGCCTTCCGCATTCCCATCCTGATTATGGATGGCTACGAGGCCGACGACGTGATTGGCACCCTGGCCTGCAAAGCCGAAAAGGAAGGCTTCGAGGTGTTCATGATGACGCCCGATAAGGACTACTGCCAGCTCGTGACGGAGCGCATCAAGCAGTATCGCCCGGCGTTTATGGGCAACGCCGCCGAGGTGCTCGACGTGGAGCGGGTAAAGGAGAAATTCGGCGTGGAGCGCGTGGAGCAGGTTATCGATATCCTAGGTCTGCAGGGCGACGCCGTCGACAACATCCCCGGCATTCCGGGCATCGGCGAGAAAACTGCCAAATCCCTGATTCAGCAGTTCGGCTCGGTCGAGAACCTGATTGCCAACTCCGATAAGCTGAAGGGCAAGCAGCGCGAAAACGTGGAAACTTACGCGCAGCAGGGCCTCATGTCGAAGGAGTTGGCCACCATTCATACCTCCGTGCCCATCGAGTTCAGCGCCGAGGAGCTGGTGGTGGAGCGCCCCAACGAGCAGGCGCTGTCGTCGTTGTTTGATGAGCTGGAGTTCCGGCAATTGGCGGCGCGCATTTTGGGCAACGCCGGCGCGGGCGGGGGCGTAACCACCGGCGGCACGCGCGGCGCCCGCCGACCCAAGGTTACTGCCGCGCCCGGCCTGTTCGACGCGCCCGACGCCGAGCTACTGAAGCGCGTGGCCGAAGGCGCCGACAGTGACGAAATCGACCTCGACGAACCTGCGCACCTAGGGGCCCGCCGCACCCTCGACGACGTGGCCCACTCCTACCACCTCGTGGATACGCCCGGGGCCCGCCGCAGCCTGCTGCAGTTTCTGCTGAAGCAAAAGGAAGTCAGCTTCGACACCGAAACCACCGGCCTCGACACCATGACGGCGCGCATGGTGGGCATGTCGTTTTGCTGGCGCCAGGGCGAGGCTTACTACGTGCCCGTGCCCGCCGACGACCTGGACGCCGCGCAGCAAATCGTGGATGAGTTCCGGCCGTTTTTCGACGCCGAGCACATCACCAAGGTGGGCCAGAACATCAAGTACGACTTGCTGATTCTGAAGCACTACCAGGTGACGGTGCGCGGGCCCTTGTTCGATACCATGCTGGCCCACTACCTGCTCGAGCCCGATATGCGCCACGGCATGGATGTGCTGGCCGAAACCTACCTGCACTACACGCCTATTAGCATTCTGGAGCTCATCGGCCCGAAGGGCAAAAACCAGAAAACCATGGCCGATGTACCGCCGGCCGAGGTAAAAGACTATGCCTGCGAAGATGCCGACGTGACGCTGCAACTCAAGCACGTGTTCGAGCCCAAGCTGCGCGAGCAAGGCCTATTGCCTTTGCTCACCGACGTGGAAAACCCGCTGGTGCGCGTACTGGCCAACGTGGAGTACGAGGGCGTGCGCATCGATGCCTCGGCCCTGGCCGACTACTCGGGCCAACTGCAAGGCTACATTCAGGAGGTAGAAGACCAAATTTTTAAGGTGGCCGGCGAGCCGTTCAACATTGGCTCGCCCAAGCAGCTGGGCGAGGTGTTGTTTGATAAGCTGCAGATCGGCGGCAAGCCCAAGAAAACCAAAACCGGCCAGTACGCCACCGGCGAAGAGGTACTGAGCGTGCTAGCCGCCGACCACCCCATTGCGGCGCTTATTTTGGAGCACCGCCAGCTTACCAAGCTCAAGAGCACGTACGTGGATGCGCTGCCGCAGCTGGTGTGCGAAATGGACGGCCGCATCCATACTTCCTTCAACCAGGCCGTAACGGCCACGGGGCGCTTGAGCAGCACCAACCCCAACCTGCAAAACATTCCGATTCGGACGGAGAAAGGCCGCGAAATCCGCCGCGCTTTTGTGCCGCGCGATAAAGACCACGTTCTGGTGGCGGCCGACTACTCGCAAATCGAGTTGCGCATCATGGCCTCGTTCTCGCAGGACCCGACCATGATCGAGTCGTTCCGCCAAGGCATCGACATCCACACCAGCACGGCGAGCAAAATCTTTAAGGTGTCGCTCGATCAGGTTGATTCGGACATGCGCCGCAAAGCCAAAACGGCCAACTTCGGCATCATCTACGGCATTTCGGCCTTTGGTTTGGCACAGCGCCTGAGCATTCCGCGCAAAGAAGCGCAGGACCTGATTGAAGCCTACTTCGAGGAATTTCCGGCCGTGAAACAGTACATGGACGCCAGCATTCAGAAAGCCCGCGACCTGGAATACGCCGAAACCCTCCTAGGTCGGCGCCGCTACCTGCGCGACATCAACTCGCGCAACGCCACGCTGCGCGGCTACACCGAGCGCAACGCCATCAACGCGCCCATTCAGGGCACCGCGGCCGACATCATCAAGGTGGCCATGATCCACATCAACGATTGGATTGAGCAGGAAAAACTCGGCACGCGCATGATTCTGCAAGTGCACGACGAATTGGTGTTCGATGCGCCCAAGGAAGAAGTGGCGTTTATTCAGCCCCACATCAAGCGCCTGATGGTGGACGCCCTGCCCATGCAAGTGCCCTTGGAGGTAGAAATTGGTACCGGCACCAACTGGCTGCAGGCGCACTAA
- a CDS encoding 3'-5' exonuclease family protein: protein MRYVSLDLETTGGDPQRHQILELAAVIEDTKRVRPLPELPAFRRVVRHPEYVGTAGALALNARLLEELARKGPNAELCTPDELVPQLQSFLLEHGFRPEPNGRVVITLAGKNIASFDLPFLKQLPGWGQLVRAEPATLDPAAFYLNWRKDTRLPTMSICKARAKFDDHTVAHEAVADALDVIRLLRPFYELPVYKQVGEEPAKASDTAEE, encoded by the coding sequence ATGCGCTACGTTTCTCTCGACCTCGAAACCACTGGCGGCGACCCGCAACGGCACCAGATATTGGAGCTGGCCGCAGTGATTGAAGACACCAAGCGCGTGCGCCCGCTGCCCGAGTTGCCCGCTTTCCGGCGGGTGGTGCGCCACCCCGAGTACGTGGGCACGGCCGGCGCGCTGGCCCTGAACGCGCGCCTCTTGGAGGAGTTGGCCCGCAAAGGCCCCAACGCCGAGCTATGCACGCCCGACGAGCTGGTGCCGCAGCTGCAAAGCTTCTTGCTCGAGCATGGCTTCAGGCCCGAGCCAAACGGCCGTGTGGTAATCACGCTGGCCGGCAAAAACATTGCTTCCTTCGATTTGCCTTTTTTGAAGCAATTGCCGGGCTGGGGCCAGTTGGTGCGCGCCGAGCCAGCCACCCTCGACCCGGCCGCTTTTTACCTGAACTGGCGCAAAGACACGCGGCTGCCCACCATGAGCATTTGCAAGGCCCGCGCGAAGTTCGACGACCATACCGTGGCGCACGAAGCCGTGGCCGATGCCTTGGACGTGATTCGGCTGCTGCGGCCTTTCTACGAGCTGCCCGTGTACAAGCAAGTGGGCGAGGAGCCCGCCAAAGCATCCGACACGGCCGAAGAGTAG
- a CDS encoding DUF1684 domain-containing protein: protein MNTRVFLGALMWAALGALPTVAQQQPAASGKLTAAAHAQAVAAHQQELNAEYRDSTRSPLPAAQRRAFSGLPFYPIEYGYCVQARLVRDSTSAPFAMPTSTMRRPLYRKFGELHFTLRGKAMRLNVYQSLDLLKQPGYEDYLFVPFTDLTNGHGSYGGGRYLDVRIPKGNSVWLDFNRAYNPYCAYSPNYSCPVPPRENHLPVAVKAGVQSDH, encoded by the coding sequence ATGAATACCCGTGTTTTTCTGGGCGCTTTGATGTGGGCAGCCCTAGGTGCTTTGCCGACCGTGGCCCAACAGCAGCCCGCTGCTAGCGGTAAGCTCACGGCTGCCGCGCACGCGCAAGCTGTGGCAGCGCATCAGCAAGAGCTTAATGCCGAGTACCGCGACTCCACCCGCTCGCCGTTGCCGGCGGCGCAGCGGCGCGCGTTTTCGGGGCTGCCTTTTTACCCCATCGAGTACGGCTACTGCGTGCAGGCCCGGCTGGTGCGCGACTCTACCTCGGCGCCTTTTGCCATGCCCACCAGCACCATGCGCCGGCCCTTGTACCGCAAGTTTGGCGAGCTGCACTTTACGCTGCGGGGCAAAGCCATGCGCCTGAACGTGTACCAAAGCCTCGACCTGCTCAAGCAGCCCGGCTACGAGGATTACTTGTTCGTGCCCTTTACCGACCTCACCAACGGCCACGGTTCGTACGGCGGTGGCCGCTACCTCGATGTGCGCATTCCCAAGGGCAACAGCGTGTGGCTCGATTTCAACCGGGCCTACAATCCGTATTGCGCCTACAGCCCCAATTACTCGTGTCCCGTGCCGCCGCGCGAAAACCACCTGCCCGTGGCCGTAAAAGCGGGCGTGCAGAGCGACCATTAA
- a CDS encoding TPM domain-containing protein: MTIHVLSKAWLRTYGLLLCLLLATAALGQNIPTRPTPPRLVNDLAGLLSPAEEQALEQKLLNYNDTTSSQFAIVTVPSLEGAEIADYGQKLFESWGIGQAQKNNGLLILVAQQERKVTIRTGYGLEGAVPDALAKRIISNVIVPAFKAERYYDGLDGAVDRLIALAGGEYQAEPRPTADYSDSSGSGWLFWVIIGVMVLLFLLRSRGGGGGGGGYRRSRGWGGGFFPPVIIGGGGGFGGGFGGGGFGGGGGGGFGGFGGGSSGGGGASGDW, encoded by the coding sequence ATGACCATCCATGTGCTTTCTAAGGCTTGGCTGCGCACCTACGGGTTGCTGCTTTGCCTGTTGCTGGCCACGGCGGCCCTGGGGCAAAATATTCCCACTCGGCCCACGCCGCCCCGGCTTGTAAACGACTTGGCCGGCCTGCTCTCGCCCGCCGAGGAGCAAGCCTTGGAGCAAAAGCTGCTCAACTACAACGATACCACTTCCTCGCAGTTTGCCATTGTAACGGTACCCAGCCTGGAGGGTGCCGAAATAGCTGATTACGGCCAAAAGCTGTTTGAAAGCTGGGGCATTGGGCAGGCACAGAAAAACAACGGCCTGCTGATTCTGGTAGCGCAGCAGGAGCGCAAAGTTACCATCCGGACGGGCTACGGCCTCGAAGGGGCCGTGCCCGACGCCCTGGCCAAGCGCATCATCAGCAACGTGATTGTGCCCGCTTTTAAAGCCGAGCGCTATTACGACGGCCTCGACGGCGCCGTGGACCGCCTGATTGCCCTGGCCGGCGGCGAATACCAAGCCGAGCCCCGCCCCACCGCCGACTACTCCGACAGCAGCGGTTCGGGCTGGCTGTTTTGGGTGATTATCGGCGTGATGGTGCTGCTCTTTCTGCTGCGCAGCCGCGGCGGCGGGGGCGGCGGAGGCGGTTATCGGCGCAGTCGCGGTTGGGGCGGCGGCTTTTTTCCGCCCGTCATCATCGGCGGCGGAGGCGGGTTTGGCGGCGGCTTCGGCGGCGGTGGTTTTGGCGGCGGCGGGGGCGGCGGTTTCGGCGGCTTTGGCGGCGGCTCCTCGGGCGGCGGCGGTGCCTCCGGCGACTGGTAA
- a CDS encoding TPM domain-containing protein → MYSPITPQQEAALVEAIRKAELATSGEIRVHLEEECPTPEPMDRAAQVFGQLGMHRTAQRNGVLFYVAWASRQFAVIGDAGINAAVPDDFWERTKEVVLSYFRRQQYVQGLEQGIQLAGEQLRHYFPHNAATDQNELDNSISFGGPPKPPRS, encoded by the coding sequence ATGTACTCTCCCATCACGCCGCAACAAGAGGCGGCGCTCGTCGAGGCCATCCGCAAGGCCGAGCTGGCTACGTCGGGCGAAATTCGGGTGCACCTCGAAGAGGAATGCCCCACGCCCGAGCCCATGGACCGCGCCGCGCAGGTATTTGGGCAGCTGGGCATGCACCGCACGGCCCAGCGCAACGGCGTGCTGTTTTACGTGGCGTGGGCCTCGCGGCAGTTTGCCGTTATCGGCGACGCCGGCATCAACGCGGCCGTGCCCGACGACTTCTGGGAGCGTACAAAAGAAGTGGTGCTGAGCTATTTCCGGCGACAGCAATACGTGCAAGGCCTCGAGCAAGGCATTCAGCTGGCCGGCGAGCAACTGCGCCATTACTTTCCGCACAACGCGGCCACCGATCAAAACGAGCTGGACAACTCCATTTCGTTCGGCGGCCCTCCGAAACCTCCGCGCTCATGA
- a CDS encoding LemA family protein, translating to MKRLLLYFAGLVVLLSQSSCGYNTMVELDQKVQGQWANVQNSYQRRADLIPNLVNTVKGAAKFEQQTLTQVVEARAKATSVQLRADQLTPENLKQFQEAQGQLSAGLGRLLAVAENYPDLKANANFQELQAQIEGTENRINVERQKFNDATNQYNTYIRSFPNNLFAGVFGFQAKPYFEADAAAQKAPTVNFE from the coding sequence ATGAAACGCCTACTTCTTTACTTCGCTGGCTTGGTGGTGCTGCTTTCGCAGTCGTCGTGCGGCTACAACACCATGGTCGAGCTCGATCAGAAAGTGCAAGGCCAGTGGGCCAACGTGCAAAACAGCTACCAGCGCCGCGCCGACCTGATTCCGAACCTGGTGAACACCGTGAAGGGCGCCGCCAAGTTCGAGCAGCAAACCCTCACGCAAGTGGTGGAGGCACGCGCCAAAGCCACCAGTGTACAACTGCGGGCCGATCAGCTCACGCCCGAAAACCTCAAGCAGTTTCAGGAGGCCCAGGGGCAACTGAGCGCGGGCCTAGGTAGGTTACTGGCCGTGGCCGAAAACTACCCCGATCTGAAAGCCAACGCCAACTTTCAGGAGTTGCAGGCGCAGATTGAGGGCACCGAAAACCGCATCAACGTGGAGCGGCAGAAGTTTAACGACGCTACCAACCAGTACAACACGTACATCCGCTCCTTCCCCAACAACCTGTTCGCGGGCGTGTTCGGGTTCCAGGCCAAGCCCTACTTCGAGGCCGACGCTGCCGCGCAAAAAGCCCCGACGGTAAACTTCGAGTAA
- a CDS encoding sugar phosphate nucleotidyltransferase: MKAIIPVAGIGSRLRPHTHTQPKSLVPVAGTPILGHIIDRLVAVGIQDFVFVVGYLGEKVERYVRRCYPQLRAEFVVQEPREGIGHALWLARESFRHEQEPILIQLGDTIVDVDLQKIIEGPGTVLAVKEVKTPSSFGVVEIGVNGRVTKAVEKPRIPKSNFALVGLYRIENPAWLASALERIIEDERRTHNEFYLTDALMLMIEQGAEMTTWSVESWFDCGRKDTLLEANARLLNRPAFLQASEEHNFPNTVIIPPVSIARDCHISNSIIGPNVAIGERTIIQDTILRNSIIGAYSELRTAVMHNCIVGSDASFRGLNHSLNIGDNTEIDYTATAD; the protein is encoded by the coding sequence ATGAAAGCCATCATTCCTGTTGCGGGCATTGGGTCGCGCTTGCGGCCGCACACCCACACCCAGCCCAAGTCGCTGGTGCCGGTAGCGGGTACGCCCATCCTAGGCCACATTATCGACCGGCTGGTGGCCGTTGGCATCCAGGACTTTGTGTTTGTGGTGGGTTACCTAGGCGAAAAGGTGGAACGCTACGTGCGCCGCTGCTACCCGCAGCTGCGCGCCGAATTTGTGGTGCAGGAGCCGCGCGAGGGCATTGGGCACGCGCTGTGGCTGGCGCGCGAAAGCTTCCGGCACGAGCAAGAGCCCATCCTGATTCAGCTGGGGGACACCATCGTGGACGTAGACCTGCAGAAAATCATCGAGGGCCCCGGCACGGTGCTGGCCGTGAAGGAAGTGAAAACGCCTTCCTCGTTTGGGGTAGTTGAAATCGGCGTGAACGGCCGCGTAACCAAAGCCGTTGAAAAGCCGCGTATCCCCAAATCCAACTTTGCGCTGGTGGGGCTGTACCGCATCGAAAACCCGGCGTGGCTGGCCTCGGCGCTGGAGCGCATCATCGAGGACGAACGCCGCACCCACAACGAGTTTTACCTCACCGATGCGCTCATGCTCATGATTGAGCAAGGCGCCGAAATGACCACTTGGAGCGTAGAAAGCTGGTTTGACTGCGGCCGCAAGGACACCTTGCTCGAGGCCAACGCCCGGCTGCTCAACCGCCCCGCGTTTCTGCAGGCCTCGGAGGAGCACAATTTCCCGAACACGGTAATAATCCCGCCCGTGAGCATTGCCCGCGACTGCCACATCAGCAACAGCATCATCGGGCCGAACGTGGCTATTGGCGAGCGGACGATTATTCAGGACACCATTTTGCGCAACAGCATTATTGGGGCGTACAGCGAGCTGCGCACCGCCGTAATGCACAATTGCATTGTGGGCTCCGATGCCTCGTTCAGGGGGCTAAACCACAGCCTGAACATCGGCGACAACACCGAAATCGACTACACCGCCACGGCCGACTAA
- a CDS encoding FtsZ/tubulin family protein: MAKLFLFGIGGTGSRVVRSLTMLLASGIELPNCQQVVPIIIDPDAQNADMNRTVQMLQTYQQIYKRLGPRDEGFFKTDISTLSSISQDVNGSVKDTFVFDFGGINRSFRDYLGYNALPVESKALVEALFTQDNLESPLTIGFRGSPNVGSVVLNRIVESPELRFFADNFQQDDRVFFISSIFGGTGASGFPLLLKNLKDPNTRLSNARYLRDALTGAVTVMPYFALQSEDQQVIDSNNFLTKTKAALGYYENHLQGLDALYYLADTPDTPYDNQPGGQGQRNKAHIIELLAALSIVDFMHYTPDELRSNGPLHHEYGLGADTAEVQFQHLPDETKEQVAQHLTQLLYFTKYHRQHMGSDEAPYAKNLNLQYAQKNEPIFRQLDAFLHSSDFGVDAWLTELSQNRRAFRPFNLNTDDFNLMINGKPVETGFFSKGISRNYLLDALNSREKKVQDADNFRKLITLMYEVTEEAFKDKVKVV; this comes from the coding sequence ATGGCTAAACTCTTTCTTTTCGGCATTGGCGGCACCGGCTCGCGCGTGGTCCGCTCGCTTACCATGCTGCTGGCCTCGGGTATCGAGCTGCCCAACTGCCAGCAGGTAGTACCCATCATCATCGACCCGGATGCGCAGAATGCGGACATGAACCGCACGGTGCAGATGCTGCAAACCTACCAGCAGATCTACAAGCGCCTAGGTCCGCGCGACGAAGGGTTCTTCAAGACCGACATCAGCACTTTGTCGTCGATCAGCCAGGATGTGAACGGCTCGGTGAAGGACACGTTCGTGTTCGACTTCGGCGGCATCAACCGCTCGTTCCGCGACTACCTAGGTTACAACGCACTGCCCGTGGAGTCGAAGGCGCTGGTGGAGGCCCTGTTTACGCAGGACAACCTCGAAAGCCCGCTCACCATTGGTTTCCGCGGTTCGCCCAACGTAGGTTCGGTGGTGCTCAACCGCATTGTGGAGTCGCCGGAACTGCGCTTTTTCGCCGACAACTTCCAGCAGGACGACCGGGTGTTCTTCATCTCGTCGATCTTCGGCGGCACGGGAGCTTCGGGCTTCCCGCTGCTGCTCAAAAACCTGAAAGACCCCAACACGCGCCTGAGCAACGCCCGCTACCTGCGCGATGCCCTTACCGGCGCCGTAACGGTGATGCCCTACTTCGCGCTGCAGAGCGAAGACCAGCAAGTAATCGACTCGAACAACTTCCTGACGAAAACCAAGGCAGCCCTCGGTTACTACGAAAACCACCTGCAGGGCCTCGACGCGCTGTACTACCTGGCCGACACGCCCGACACGCCCTACGACAACCAGCCCGGCGGCCAAGGCCAGCGCAACAAAGCGCACATCATCGAGCTGCTGGCGGCGCTGAGCATCGTCGATTTCATGCACTACACGCCCGACGAGCTGCGCTCGAACGGCCCGTTGCACCACGAGTACGGCCTAGGTGCCGACACCGCCGAGGTGCAGTTTCAGCACCTGCCCGACGAAACCAAGGAGCAGGTGGCGCAGCACCTCACGCAGCTGCTGTACTTCACCAAGTACCACCGCCAGCACATGGGCTCCGACGAGGCGCCCTACGCGAAGAACCTCAACCTGCAGTACGCGCAGAAAAACGAGCCCATCTTCCGCCAGCTCGACGCCTTCCTACACAGCTCCGACTTTGGCGTTGATGCCTGGCTGACCGAGCTGAGCCAGAACCGTCGCGCGTTCCGCCCCTTCAACCTGAATACCGACGACTTCAACCTGATGATCAACGGTAAGCCAGTTGAAACCGGTTTCTTCAGCAAGGGCATCAGCCGCAACTACCTGCTCGATGCGCTGAACAGCCGCGAGAAGAAGGTGCAGGACGCTGATAACTTCCGCAAGCTCATCACTTTGATGTACGAAGTGACGGAAGAAGCCTTCAAAGATAAGGTGAAAGTCGTCTGA